One genomic window of Leptospira paudalimensis includes the following:
- a CDS encoding YbjN domain-containing protein yields the protein MRFFVSSLLFFSLFFSLVAQSTKGKETELASKSVTLHYKVEKNLLKKLLVELGYKILSDEDKLLIVSYQDYKVGLVSGNDSSIQFYSSFNTDKKNKIELANKWNQKMRYSRSYMDADGRLILESDFDYSGGVSEEGIKEFLQKFQILNSQFSTLLILAE from the coding sequence GTGAGATTTTTTGTTTCATCCCTTTTGTTTTTCTCTTTATTTTTTAGTTTGGTTGCTCAGTCAACCAAAGGAAAGGAAACAGAATTAGCCTCTAAATCTGTCACCTTACATTACAAAGTCGAAAAGAATTTACTCAAAAAACTTTTGGTCGAATTAGGTTATAAGATTCTAAGTGATGAAGATAAGCTTTTGATCGTATCCTACCAAGATTATAAAGTAGGACTTGTTTCAGGCAATGACTCATCCATTCAATTTTATTCATCGTTCAACACGGATAAAAAAAATAAAATTGAATTAGCCAATAAATGGAATCAGAAAATGCGGTATTCAAGAAGTTATATGGATGCTGATGGCCGACTCATTTTAGAGAGTGATTTTGATTATTCGGGTGGAGTGAGTGAAGAAGGGATCAAAGAGTTTTTACAAAAATTCCAAATCTTAAACTCTCAGTTTAGTACGTTACTGATTTTAGCGGAATAA
- a CDS encoding histidine triad nucleotide-binding protein: MENCIFCKIIKGEIPAKKEYESDSIFVFHDITPQAPIHLLIIPKVHINSMNEIAALDPKVTNEIFQVIPKLAEKNGIHEKGYRLVNNCGSYGGQTVGHLHFHLLGGRHLQWPPG, from the coding sequence ATGGAAAACTGTATTTTTTGTAAAATCATTAAGGGTGAAATCCCTGCCAAAAAAGAATATGAATCTGATTCTATCTTTGTCTTTCACGACATCACTCCCCAAGCGCCAATTCATTTACTCATCATTCCCAAAGTTCATATCAATAGCATGAATGAAATTGCAGCATTGGATCCAAAGGTGACGAATGAAATTTTCCAAGTGATTCCAAAACTAGCCGAAAAAAATGGAATCCATGAAAAAGGATACCGATTGGTCAATAACTGCGGAAGTTATGGTGGCCAAACAGTAGGACACCTCCACTTCCATCTATTAGGTGGAAGGCATTTACAATGGCCACCAGGGTAA
- a CDS encoding ABC transporter permease yields MPISNTSYFPILVGKKESYVNSVLEVIQLTYISFALRLLVRDRLYSLAYGLVGTLVFTFLVLAVRIHFHLYAGVSLTSIVSFDKSPQILFYATSFALMTLFFFHCLHSLGDIGVMMAVGGNRFGCILLHSLSLFFLFLPSFLLAVVLNLGLLSPPPDFGLFSEVKSIFTCLVLFLFLGILVSFPTVGISTFIDPYQSIRRQK; encoded by the coding sequence ATGCCAATTTCGAATACTTCCTATTTTCCTATTTTGGTTGGTAAAAAAGAGTCTTACGTCAATTCTGTCCTGGAAGTGATACAACTCACCTACATTTCGTTTGCTCTTCGACTTCTCGTTAGAGATCGTCTCTATTCCTTGGCCTATGGCCTTGTGGGAACTCTTGTTTTTACTTTCCTCGTCCTAGCAGTCAGGATCCACTTCCATTTGTATGCGGGAGTGTCTCTTACTAGTATCGTTTCCTTTGACAAGTCTCCTCAGATTCTTTTTTACGCTACTAGCTTTGCACTCATGACTTTATTTTTCTTCCATTGCCTTCATTCCCTCGGTGATATCGGTGTGATGATGGCAGTCGGAGGCAATCGTTTTGGATGTATCCTACTCCATTCTTTGTCCTTATTTTTCCTATTTTTACCAAGTTTCCTACTGGCGGTCGTACTAAATTTAGGTCTGCTTTCGCCTCCACCAGATTTTGGTTTATTTTCAGAAGTAAAATCCATTTTCACCTGTTTGGTGCTTTTTCTCTTTTTAGGAATCCTAGTCTCATTTCCCACTGTTGGGATTAGCACCTTCATTGATCCTTACCAGTCCATACGGAGGCAAAAATAA
- a CDS encoding lysylphosphatidylglycerol synthase transmembrane domain-containing protein, producing the protein MRKLIFGIIVSGIAIYFLQKNFDISEFKRLEGKVNWWIFPLLILSNLWAFVPFSIRWFHLLEEKITFTQSFTTAIIGVGLNMVLPARGGDLVRLLMNKRDSDLPLTHLLSRIFLEKVMDLGAVVVIGAGALFYMGLGQSKNLSLLLISALVILAMLVGLVLVKYFLSTLQKLLLNCFSLIGKQSLYESKLDHHLVEFSEFLQGDKLIKPLAYSLPTWIFGYAISYYLAGMLIGMPIRFPEALLFMFLGGMGVAIPSAPSGIGVFHAAIISGFIILGRDPGEGLVYATVVHLTQFLITTFLACFAYLHWRFLHKKII; encoded by the coding sequence ATGAGAAAATTAATTTTTGGAATCATCGTTTCAGGCATTGCGATTTATTTTTTACAAAAAAACTTTGATATCAGTGAATTCAAACGGTTGGAAGGAAAAGTCAATTGGTGGATATTCCCACTCCTCATCCTTTCCAACCTTTGGGCCTTTGTTCCATTTTCCATTCGTTGGTTCCATCTTTTAGAAGAAAAGATCACCTTCACTCAATCCTTCACTACCGCAATCATTGGAGTTGGATTGAATATGGTATTACCAGCTCGCGGGGGTGATTTGGTAAGACTACTCATGAACAAACGAGATTCTGATTTACCTCTCACTCACCTATTAAGCCGCATTTTTTTGGAAAAAGTCATGGATTTGGGTGCCGTGGTTGTGATTGGTGCGGGAGCTCTTTTTTATATGGGACTTGGCCAATCAAAAAACCTAAGCTTATTACTCATTTCTGCACTTGTCATCTTGGCGATGTTAGTTGGATTAGTTTTAGTCAAATACTTCCTGTCCACTCTACAAAAACTCTTGCTAAATTGTTTTTCTCTGATTGGAAAACAATCCTTGTATGAATCAAAACTAGACCACCACCTTGTCGAATTTTCAGAATTTTTGCAAGGTGACAAACTGATCAAACCATTGGCCTATTCACTTCCAACATGGATTTTTGGTTATGCGATCTCTTATTACTTAGCAGGTATGCTCATCGGCATGCCAATACGTTTTCCTGAGGCCTTACTCTTTATGTTTTTAGGTGGAATGGGAGTGGCAATCCCCTCTGCTCCCTCTGGAATCGGAGTATTCCATGCGGCAATCATTTCAGGCTTTATCATCTTAGGAAGAGACCCAGGGGAAGGACTTGTGTATGCAACTGTTGTCCATCTAACACAGTTTCTCATCACAACATTCTTAGCTTGTTTTGCTTACCTTCATTGGCGTTTTTTGCATAAAAAAATTATATAA
- a CDS encoding S41 family peptidase has translation MKILFHFPVFLILLIFSLFSCKPGQTKTTNPSSPKIDSIETYKKETKYPYLYTGKINLEHFIKLKNDIAILHLTNDKIKTNASIAGAIRKAYEFVSIDFIPKSFYELNLKNPDIIPQGTVLPTEDTTLVLIKRNPTYKNETKDWEFKKRIELNQHFTSLSLDIHDLETHLDKIHSMAKNDPNRMQNPNEILEKIIFLAMLGYTEEIDPHTRVYDAKEIKTDTSFNVLNNISHRIITGYPDILYIKIKNFLQFNDQFTIANATKKIIEHELNEKKNNQNTIGALLIDLRESEQSNLIELRKFLSLFTSSQNLFSIRNRYETNIYPSLKGDPILWDGPIGILVGPKTTAGGELVAGSLRENKKAIILGSRTFGQGTFQLFYEVGKKTGYFYAITNSKMVLPSGEEIQGFGILPDIIIEDPNKESNTPHETKFWNWIKPTNAKNPYIPKNIQTKLEEKMGVNQTNKGLFAEENPTDLDPVLTQSIEYYKTYLSTNNDFNLK, from the coding sequence ATGAAAATTTTGTTTCATTTTCCTGTTTTCCTTATACTCCTTATTTTTTCTCTTTTTAGTTGCAAACCTGGTCAAACAAAAACCACAAACCCATCTAGTCCCAAAATTGATTCCATTGAAACATACAAAAAGGAAACTAAATACCCCTACCTCTATACGGGAAAAATAAATCTAGAACATTTCATCAAATTAAAAAATGATATCGCCATACTGCACCTAACAAATGATAAAATTAAAACCAATGCCTCAATAGCAGGAGCCATCCGAAAGGCTTACGAATTCGTTTCTATTGATTTTATTCCCAAAAGTTTTTATGAATTGAATCTAAAAAATCCCGATATCATCCCGCAAGGTACCGTTCTCCCAACAGAGGACACGACCCTAGTTCTCATCAAAAGAAATCCAACTTATAAGAATGAAACAAAAGATTGGGAGTTCAAAAAACGAATCGAGTTAAACCAACATTTTACTTCTCTAAGCTTAGATATTCATGATTTGGAAACACATTTAGATAAAATTCATTCAATGGCCAAAAATGATCCAAATCGTATGCAAAATCCAAATGAAATCTTAGAAAAAATAATTTTTTTAGCAATGTTAGGTTATACGGAAGAGATTGATCCACACACTCGTGTTTACGATGCCAAGGAAATTAAAACTGATACATCATTTAATGTATTAAACAATATTTCACACAGGATCATTACTGGATACCCTGATATTCTTTATATCAAAATCAAGAATTTCCTTCAATTTAATGACCAATTTACCATTGCCAATGCGACCAAAAAAATCATCGAACATGAATTAAACGAAAAAAAGAACAATCAGAATACGATAGGTGCTTTACTCATTGACCTAAGAGAAAGTGAACAATCAAATCTCATTGAACTTAGAAAATTTCTTTCACTATTCACTTCATCACAAAACTTATTTAGCATACGAAACAGATATGAAACAAATATTTATCCTTCGCTTAAAGGTGATCCAATTCTTTGGGATGGTCCAATTGGTATTTTAGTTGGTCCCAAAACAACTGCTGGAGGAGAATTAGTTGCTGGAAGTTTACGGGAAAACAAAAAGGCAATCATTTTAGGTTCCAGAACCTTTGGACAAGGCACCTTTCAATTGTTTTACGAAGTTGGTAAAAAAACAGGATACTTTTATGCAATAACGAATTCAAAGATGGTGTTACCTTCAGGGGAAGAAATCCAAGGTTTTGGAATTTTACCTGATATCATCATTGAAGATCCTAACAAAGAATCCAATACCCCTCACGAAACAAAATTTTGGAACTGGATCAAACCTACCAATGCCAAAAATCCATATATACCTAAAAACATCCAAACCAAACTGGAAGAAAAAATGGGGGTAAACCAAACAAACAAAGGTTTGTTTGCAGAAGAAAACCCTACTGATTTAGACCCAGTCCTCACCCAATCCATCGAATACTATAAAACCTATTTGAGCACTAACAATGACTTTAATTTAAAATAA
- a CDS encoding lipocalin family protein encodes MEGNLPFKQKWIHFSFYILIITLFQCSPSYFPNEKNSSNLENPFLPLVSVSLGTYLSPSRFDAYAEKNIDWNRFLGTWYEIKRIDNPFQSGLTNVSAEYSLREDGNIRVKNQGTSSNGATTIEGIALLPDPNLGKLKVSFLYPIFFGDYLILRIDRQGYQTALIGGPESNFLWIFSREKTISQSIETEYTLYAQTIGYDTNRLQKF; translated from the coding sequence ATGGAAGGGAATTTACCATTCAAACAAAAATGGATCCATTTTAGTTTCTACATTTTAATCATAACATTATTCCAATGTTCTCCTTCTTATTTTCCAAATGAAAAGAACTCTTCTAATTTGGAAAACCCCTTTCTCCCACTAGTTTCTGTTAGTTTAGGAACTTACCTTTCTCCCTCTCGTTTTGATGCCTATGCAGAAAAAAATATAGATTGGAATCGTTTTTTAGGAACATGGTATGAGATCAAACGCATAGACAATCCATTCCAATCTGGGCTCACGAATGTCTCAGCAGAATACTCACTGCGAGAAGATGGGAATATCCGAGTGAAAAACCAAGGAACATCCTCAAATGGCGCAACTACCATTGAAGGGATTGCCCTTTTACCAGATCCGAATCTCGGAAAATTAAAGGTCAGTTTTTTATACCCAATTTTTTTTGGTGATTATTTGATTCTTAGAATTGACCGCCAAGGGTACCAAACAGCCCTTATTGGTGGGCCAGAATCAAATTTTTTGTGGATTTTTTCAAGGGAGAAAACAATTTCGCAATCGATCGAAACTGAATATACTTTGTATGCACAAACGATTGGTTATGATACCAACCGTTTGCAAAAATTCTAA
- a CDS encoding ABC transporter ATP-binding protein: MLLRVHNLTKRFGNEEAVSSVSFDVNQGDYVAIIGPSGSGKTTLLSMLTGMLSPTEGDILYDQIKLSQISKQELAEIRARDLGLVFQFSELVGNLTIKENILLPALFTKKFSNDDYIRKCDYLIEHLKLGDIQNSLPRTLSGGQIQKAAIARSLINDPAILFADEPSGDLDPENSYLVQLLLNEYNKRNHSIILVTHDMKLAFDAQTVYEMKNGRFEQVIKGE, encoded by the coding sequence ATGTTACTCCGTGTCCACAATCTTACCAAACGTTTTGGAAATGAAGAGGCAGTGAGTTCGGTAAGTTTTGATGTGAACCAGGGAGATTATGTTGCCATCATCGGTCCATCCGGATCTGGAAAAACAACTCTCCTTTCGATGTTAACGGGAATGTTGTCTCCAACGGAAGGGGACATTTTGTACGACCAAATCAAACTCTCTCAAATATCCAAACAGGAACTAGCGGAAATTAGAGCTCGTGACTTGGGACTTGTATTTCAATTTTCAGAGTTAGTTGGAAACTTAACCATCAAAGAAAATATCTTACTCCCTGCCTTGTTTACTAAAAAATTTTCGAATGATGATTACATCCGTAAATGTGATTACCTGATCGAACACCTAAAATTAGGTGATATCCAGAATTCATTGCCTAGGACTTTGTCAGGCGGCCAAATCCAAAAGGCAGCCATTGCACGTTCTCTCATCAACGATCCTGCGATTCTTTTTGCCGATGAACCATCTGGAGATTTGGATCCAGAAAATAGTTATTTAGTACAATTATTACTCAATGAATACAATAAACGAAATCATTCGATCATACTTGTCACACATGATATGAAACTTGCCTTTGATGCCCAAACCGTTTATGAAATGAAAAACGGAAGGTTCGAACAAGTGATCAAGGGCGAGTAA
- a CDS encoding restriction endonuclease, producing the protein MAFFIFVGAAVILLGFLLTFVIGQRRDSYAKALSLATLGNFLDARALVREKLEEDHQNPYGHYVMAKIYAMENDPLNEAKHLEIIKKNNRYTKEIDPVTVSNRIAEIYYNKDFFEEAFFHYLDTLQVDRSNPIACIRLGFMALGQKEFKIAEHFFARIPEEKVNLTSYYIAKGVISGVTGGGKEREYFEKAYKIEKTPVSGFLYALSLSRENKHKDAVKTAIAISEQIEDEFVRFTLFQFLMTEAILMQNFPEALKYGRLCLEMAKLNAWQSEITECSIHFAMITTYMGRYEEGAEYLIEAEAERMDDPDVVALANLKYRLERGTGTVESLTHEYDLTRELNLLSVNLFPNSRYFELSGMRSSKPFNIKGMVDENGKKLTSKLDMLGLDKFEKFISLPGTNFKNQATRMVMSLGYRVTKEIANPEADGVNLLASSKEDVNKRALFRVRKWKDAKVSDVFLREMTNQMEDMGATKGYVIGNFDVTEAGKKIISASNGALEMYSGDLFEDLLNKTM; encoded by the coding sequence TTGGCATTTTTTATCTTTGTAGGAGCCGCAGTGATTTTACTTGGGTTTCTTTTGACCTTTGTCATTGGACAGAGGCGGGATAGTTATGCAAAAGCCTTAAGCCTCGCCACTTTAGGGAATTTTCTAGATGCAAGGGCCCTGGTTAGGGAAAAACTAGAAGAAGACCACCAAAATCCCTACGGTCATTACGTGATGGCAAAAATTTATGCCATGGAGAATGACCCACTCAACGAAGCAAAACACCTGGAAATCATCAAAAAAAATAACCGATACACCAAGGAAATTGATCCTGTCACAGTTTCCAACCGGATTGCTGAGATTTATTATAACAAAGATTTTTTTGAAGAAGCGTTTTTCCATTACCTAGACACACTCCAAGTGGACAGATCCAATCCGATTGCTTGTATTCGTTTGGGTTTTATGGCACTCGGACAAAAAGAATTCAAAATCGCTGAACATTTTTTTGCGAGGATCCCTGAAGAGAAGGTCAATCTCACATCGTATTATATCGCCAAAGGTGTGATCTCCGGAGTGACCGGTGGTGGAAAAGAAAGAGAATACTTTGAAAAAGCATATAAAATTGAAAAAACCCCAGTATCAGGATTTTTATACGCTCTATCCCTTTCGAGGGAAAACAAACACAAAGATGCAGTGAAAACTGCCATCGCCATCAGTGAACAAATAGAAGATGAATTTGTGAGATTCACCTTATTCCAGTTCCTAATGACAGAAGCCATCCTCATGCAAAATTTTCCAGAAGCCTTAAAGTATGGAAGGTTATGTCTGGAAATGGCAAAACTCAATGCTTGGCAAAGTGAAATTACAGAGTGTAGCATTCATTTTGCGATGATCACAACATATATGGGACGTTATGAAGAAGGTGCTGAATACTTAATTGAAGCCGAAGCAGAACGAATGGATGATCCCGATGTGGTTGCTTTAGCAAATTTAAAATACCGCTTGGAACGAGGAACAGGAACTGTTGAATCGTTAACTCATGAATATGACTTAACACGTGAATTGAATTTATTATCCGTGAATTTATTTCCAAACTCACGTTATTTTGAGTTAAGTGGGATGCGTTCCTCCAAACCATTCAATATCAAAGGTATGGTTGATGAAAATGGAAAAAAACTTACATCCAAATTGGATATGTTGGGTCTCGACAAATTTGAAAAATTCATAAGTTTACCAGGGACCAATTTTAAAAACCAAGCCACTCGGATGGTGATGAGTCTTGGTTATCGGGTCACTAAGGAAATTGCAAACCCAGAAGCAGATGGAGTCAATTTACTAGCTTCTTCCAAAGAGGATGTGAACAAACGTGCTCTCTTTCGTGTGCGTAAATGGAAAGATGCAAAGGTTTCCGATGTTTTTTTACGAGAGATGACAAACCAAATGGAAGATATGGGTGCAACCAAAGGGTATGTGATTGGGAATTTTGATGTAACAGAAGCAGGCAAAAAAATCATCTCAGCAAGTAATGGAGCACTTGAGATGTATTCGGGGGATTTGTTTGAGGATCTTCTCAACAAAACAATGTAA
- a CDS encoding methyl-accepting chemotaxis protein has product MKFKWEPNSLRTKLISFTILSVTLACGLTGFLSYYVGRSTIISKLESFDMVKILESKSATIDSILERAKETAVIIASDHNTIRWAKAGEPTGDPSEQVFKNLTSYKEKLGYITYLGLINPKTKNYWDYSAKKIDTLSDKDPDDSWFFDLIQSKKELVINMDYTAEYKSYAIFVNGVTIENGNPVLISSLGIDVSVASKQFTKQDQFGGESWLVDGKGVIQLALDSQLLDKDLSQAFPEEVVSELKTSKEPVIIFAGKDSKGKQCLYGSYQLHSVPWRVIYRVPVSSMTKSLDFIALLTIISILFSVIVVSIGMGYVLTKVTHAIREASMLMNRISHNELSFEVPKIQLERKDEIGGMAKSLEKMRHNLIAIVQKIQSLSESITGKSSHLSSLASDSSATIEEIASSVQELSASAENVSASAEEISSQSNSMIETLNLLGNEMELVSKGAEKIEGKASELESFVGKSLIDAKSLFETINVKIQSAVKDAEAIKEIRELASMIAEIGDQTNLLSLNAAIEAARAGEHGRGFAVVATEVSNLAGKSQDTVKKIVELNHKLEKAMMEMVDSVKELLNMITGKVIPDYETVVASGKEYKSQSEEINALAKRTFMLAKEISGSISEVHHAIISVSEAMNQNALALGEISSGTNQMSEVSMQTADSSSELNQTAIDMKDIAYQFKIDSKS; this is encoded by the coding sequence ATGAAATTCAAATGGGAGCCAAATTCGCTTCGTACAAAACTGATTAGTTTTACCATCCTTTCCGTCACTCTTGCTTGTGGCCTAACTGGTTTTCTCAGTTATTATGTTGGGAGAAGTACGATCATATCAAAATTAGAAAGTTTTGATATGGTGAAGATTTTAGAATCCAAATCAGCAACCATTGATTCTATTTTGGAACGTGCAAAGGAAACTGCTGTGATCATTGCGTCTGATCACAATACCATTCGTTGGGCCAAAGCGGGAGAACCAACTGGTGATCCATCCGAACAAGTGTTTAAGAATTTAACTTCTTACAAAGAAAAATTAGGTTATATTACGTATTTGGGACTCATCAATCCCAAGACAAAAAATTATTGGGATTATTCTGCTAAAAAAATTGATACATTAAGTGACAAAGACCCTGATGATAGTTGGTTTTTTGACCTCATCCAATCCAAAAAAGAATTAGTGATCAATATGGATTACACGGCAGAATACAAGTCATACGCTATCTTTGTAAATGGTGTTACCATCGAAAATGGAAATCCTGTTCTCATCAGTTCTCTTGGAATCGATGTTTCGGTTGCTTCTAAACAATTCACAAAACAAGACCAATTTGGAGGAGAAAGTTGGCTCGTGGATGGAAAAGGCGTCATCCAACTTGCACTTGATAGCCAACTTCTAGACAAAGATCTAAGCCAAGCATTCCCAGAAGAGGTTGTTTCCGAATTAAAAACGTCAAAGGAACCAGTAATTATTTTTGCAGGGAAAGATTCAAAAGGCAAACAATGTTTGTATGGCAGTTACCAATTACATTCTGTTCCTTGGCGAGTGATCTACCGTGTTCCTGTTTCTTCCATGACAAAGTCATTGGATTTCATCGCACTTTTAACAATCATTAGTATTCTATTTTCAGTGATTGTAGTATCGATTGGTATGGGATATGTGTTAACAAAGGTGACACATGCGATTCGCGAAGCCTCTATGTTGATGAATCGAATTTCTCATAATGAACTGTCTTTCGAAGTACCAAAAATCCAATTAGAACGTAAGGATGAAATTGGAGGAATGGCAAAAAGTTTGGAGAAAATGCGCCATAACTTAATTGCGATTGTTCAAAAAATCCAAAGTTTATCTGAATCCATTACAGGGAAAAGTTCCCATTTATCTTCGTTAGCTTCTGATTCTTCCGCAACCATTGAAGAAATAGCTTCGTCAGTCCAAGAACTTTCTGCAAGTGCGGAAAATGTATCTGCGTCTGCAGAAGAAATTTCTTCTCAATCGAATTCGATGATTGAAACCCTTAATTTATTAGGCAACGAAATGGAATTGGTTTCGAAAGGAGCAGAAAAAATTGAAGGCAAAGCAAGCGAATTGGAATCGTTTGTTGGGAAATCATTAATCGATGCCAAATCCTTATTTGAAACCATCAATGTTAAAATTCAAAGTGCAGTAAAAGATGCAGAGGCGATAAAAGAGATTCGAGAGTTGGCAAGTATGATTGCTGAAATTGGAGACCAGACTAATTTACTTTCGCTCAATGCAGCCATTGAAGCAGCAAGAGCAGGGGAACATGGAAGAGGGTTTGCAGTGGTTGCTACGGAAGTTTCGAATCTAGCTGGTAAATCACAAGACACCGTGAAAAAAATTGTGGAACTGAATCACAAACTCGAAAAAGCAATGATGGAAATGGTAGATTCTGTGAAAGAACTATTGAATATGATCACAGGAAAAGTGATTCCTGATTATGAAACAGTTGTTGCTTCTGGAAAGGAATACAAAAGCCAATCGGAAGAGATAAATGCATTAGCTAAACGAACTTTTATGTTGGCAAAAGAAATCAGCGGTAGTATCAGCGAAGTACACCATGCAATCATTTCCGTTTCGGAAGCAATGAACCAAAACGCTTTGGCGTTAGGGGAAATCAGTTCTGGTACCAATCAAATGAGTGAAGTTTCAATGCAAACAGCAGATAGTTCCTCTGAGTTAAACCAAACCGCAATTGATATGAAAGACATTGCTTACCAATTTAAAATAGACTCAAAATCATAA
- a CDS encoding ROK family protein, producing MKQAIGVDIGGGSIRVSLFNEKGEELNSNHKKTPDHLDNDSFLSVLIEAIQPLAKESMGIGVGSPGPLNNKTGVMLKSANMIGLNNLPIKSSLEAKFSLPVFYENDANCAALGEAIFGKYKHCESQLILTLGTGIGGGFVLNGHLYSGYLGNGIEIGHTTSVIGGALCGCGVKGCVESYFSTIGFLNRYFDKTKSKLTNAEVFFQLVKNGDPVAKDILEFGTRALAHAVRGAVHLLNPEAVVFVGGITKSYNLFGSALESEIRSNIFPVLNDRLQIGPGGNLSGTLGAASLVFAKEKK from the coding sequence TTGAAACAGGCAATTGGTGTTGATATTGGTGGTGGGAGTATCAGAGTTTCCCTCTTTAATGAAAAAGGAGAAGAACTGAATTCCAACCACAAAAAAACACCAGACCACTTAGACAATGATTCCTTTTTATCTGTTTTAATCGAAGCCATCCAACCTTTGGCAAAAGAAAGTATGGGGATTGGAGTTGGTTCCCCTGGCCCATTGAATAACAAAACAGGCGTTATGCTCAAAAGTGCTAATATGATTGGTTTAAATAACCTACCTATCAAATCTTCTTTAGAAGCTAAATTTTCTCTCCCCGTATTTTACGAAAATGACGCAAACTGTGCAGCATTAGGCGAAGCTATTTTTGGTAAGTACAAACATTGTGAGTCCCAACTGATCCTAACCTTAGGTACAGGAATTGGTGGAGGATTTGTATTAAATGGTCACTTGTATTCAGGGTATTTAGGCAATGGAATTGAAATAGGCCATACCACTTCAGTCATTGGTGGAGCATTATGTGGGTGTGGAGTGAAAGGTTGTGTTGAAAGTTATTTTTCCACAATCGGATTTCTGAATCGATATTTTGATAAAACAAAGTCCAAACTCACCAATGCTGAAGTTTTTTTCCAATTGGTCAAAAATGGTGACCCAGTAGCAAAGGATATTTTAGAATTTGGAACCAGGGCACTTGCACACGCAGTACGTGGTGCAGTCCATCTACTCAATCCAGAAGCGGTAGTTTTTGTAGGTGGTATTACCAAGTCTTATAATTTATTTGGAAGTGCATTGGAATCAGAAATTCGCTCCAACATCTTCCCAGTATTAAACGATCGATTACAAATAGGACCCGGTGGCAATTTATCTGGTACGTTAGGTGCCGCCTCTCTAGTATTCGCAAAGGAGAAAAAGTAA
- a CDS encoding VOC family protein gives MSRPFKVLGIQQVAIGGESKEKLSKFWVEVMGLTKVSDYKSEKENVDEDILSMGNGPYKVEIDLMQPIDPNKSPKVHDPKLNHIGLWIDNLEACVEYLTKQGVRFTPGGIRKGAAGYNVCFIHPKGNEEFPLCSEGVLVELVQAPEDVIKALG, from the coding sequence ATGTCACGTCCATTTAAAGTGTTAGGCATCCAACAAGTGGCCATTGGTGGAGAATCAAAAGAAAAATTATCCAAATTCTGGGTTGAAGTGATGGGACTGACTAAAGTTTCCGATTACAAAAGTGAAAAAGAGAATGTCGACGAGGACATCCTTTCCATGGGAAATGGACCTTACAAGGTTGAAATTGATCTGATGCAACCGATTGATCCGAACAAAAGTCCTAAAGTACACGATCCAAAACTCAACCACATTGGCCTTTGGATTGATAATTTGGAAGCCTGTGTGGAATACCTCACCAAACAAGGCGTCAGGTTCACACCTGGTGGAATTCGAAAAGGTGCAGCTGGTTATAACGTTTGTTTCATCCACCCGAAAGGAAACGAAGAGTTTCCACTTTGTAGTGAAGGGGTTCTTGTTGAATTGGTGCAAGCACCTGAGGATGTGATCAAAGCTCTCGGCTAA